Proteins from a single region of Acidianus ambivalens:
- the purD gene encoding phosphoribosylamine--glycine ligase codes for MNEKKVLLIGDGARENALAEALSNNKVFAISSFINPGIKNVVERTGGKYFVGNINSKDFVKEIIKQVNPDFGVIGPEDPLFHGVSNAFYEEGIPVVGPIDKDAMVEKSKVWMRQLMWKYKIPGRLRFKSFSNLAEAAKFILDYGGSVAIKPSEQVGGKGVKVVADIQAYLSNEKRQALSKSVDEIGKYVADDEVKIIIEERVDGPEYTLHVLTDGSSYLPLPLAQDYKHAYQDGIGPETGGMGSISGPKNLLPFINEEEYERSFNIVKMTAEAIEKETGEKYKGFLSGQMMLTDLWGPTIIEYYSRLGDPEASAIIPRIKNFGEILELMAEGKLSKAKIDLVEEPSVVRAIAPYGYPLNKSLAKGQKFYVDLQKIKEKGCILYFGSIALEGNELIAQGSRALELVAFGDFDEASKKLDECMTYISSDRKIIYRTDIGRTINDMVEKAEIVRYAYKNREKHGILGVSADWSPNGGLW; via the coding sequence ATGAATGAGAAGAAAGTACTTCTAATAGGCGATGGCGCTAGAGAGAACGCCTTAGCAGAAGCCTTATCGAATAACAAGGTATTTGCAATTTCATCTTTCATAAATCCTGGAATAAAAAATGTAGTTGAAAGGACAGGAGGGAAGTACTTCGTAGGAAATATTAATTCTAAGGACTTTGTAAAAGAGATAATAAAACAAGTTAACCCAGATTTCGGCGTAATAGGGCCAGAAGATCCGTTATTTCATGGAGTCTCTAATGCATTTTATGAAGAAGGAATTCCAGTTGTAGGTCCAATTGATAAAGATGCTATGGTTGAAAAATCTAAGGTTTGGATGAGGCAGTTAATGTGGAAATATAAAATCCCTGGTAGGTTAAGATTCAAATCTTTCTCAAATCTAGCTGAAGCAGCAAAATTTATTCTAGATTATGGAGGTTCTGTAGCAATAAAGCCTTCAGAGCAAGTAGGAGGAAAGGGAGTAAAGGTAGTAGCAGACATTCAAGCTTACTTATCTAATGAGAAAAGGCAGGCATTGAGCAAGAGTGTTGATGAAATTGGCAAATACGTAGCAGACGATGAGGTTAAAATCATAATTGAGGAAAGAGTAGACGGGCCCGAATACACTCTCCATGTTTTAACTGACGGCAGTTCTTACTTGCCCTTACCTTTGGCTCAAGATTATAAACACGCCTATCAAGATGGGATAGGTCCAGAAACCGGAGGAATGGGCTCAATATCTGGTCCTAAGAATTTACTTCCATTTATAAATGAAGAAGAGTACGAGAGGAGTTTCAACATTGTCAAGATGACTGCAGAAGCAATAGAAAAGGAAACCGGAGAGAAATATAAAGGATTCTTATCTGGACAAATGATGCTGACAGATTTGTGGGGTCCTACAATTATTGAGTATTATTCTAGATTAGGGGATCCAGAGGCTTCAGCAATAATTCCTAGGATAAAGAATTTCGGTGAAATTTTAGAACTAATGGCTGAAGGTAAATTATCTAAGGCAAAAATTGATCTCGTTGAAGAACCCAGTGTAGTTAGAGCTATTGCACCTTATGGATATCCTCTAAATAAATCTTTAGCTAAAGGCCAAAAATTCTATGTAGATTTACAAAAAATAAAGGAAAAAGGATGTATATTATACTTTGGCTCTATTGCTCTTGAAGGAAACGAATTAATAGCTCAAGGTTCTAGAGCCTTAGAACTAGTAGCCTTTGGAGATTTTGATGAGGCAAGTAAAAAGCTTGACGAGTGTATGACGTATATTTCGAGCGATAGGAAAATAATTTACAGAACTGATATAGGCAGAACTATAAACGATATGGTGGAGAAGGCGGAGATAGTTAGATATGCCTATAAGAATAGAGAAAAACACGGAATTTTAGGGGTTTCTGCTGACTGGTCTCCTAATGGTGGGTTATGGTGA
- a CDS encoding amidophosphoribosyltransferase — protein sequence MAGIVGILAFDKIWNISKFMKYSLMGLQHRGYSSSGYAILNDKISSGHFSSPPEDIEINEHGWAGIGYTGSKEGYPIVFDDVALVIDGVIKEDPKIIAEKVLSSPEDLKDVRGAFSLIALTSEGKIIAYRDESGLKPLAIGGFGFDMAIVASEMTAMSVIGGEFRREINPGEMIILDKYNIESKKLKEPKKSYCSIEYIYQARIDSFVNEKSIYELRIRIGEELAREKPIDADTVIGVPDTAIPFAIGYSRVTGIPLDLGFTRTGSPIRTMLASNDFMKIVGVQLKLNVIKSAVFGKRVILIDDSMVTGTTLKNTIFSLRKMGAKEVHVLIGSPKLISYCPYGVEVPQSSELIAANLSEEEIAKVLGADSIYWLSIDGLYKVIGSKQLCLGCMLNSYPKVI from the coding sequence GTGGCAGGTATAGTAGGAATTTTGGCATTTGATAAAATTTGGAATATCTCGAAATTTATGAAATACTCCTTAATGGGGTTACAGCATAGAGGCTATTCTAGTTCCGGATATGCTATACTTAATGATAAAATCTCATCTGGTCATTTCTCTTCTCCTCCAGAAGATATAGAAATTAACGAACACGGATGGGCGGGAATAGGTTACACTGGAAGTAAAGAAGGATACCCGATAGTTTTTGACGACGTTGCTTTGGTCATAGATGGAGTAATAAAAGAAGATCCTAAAATAATTGCAGAAAAAGTATTGTCAAGTCCTGAGGATTTAAAAGACGTAAGAGGAGCGTTCTCTTTAATTGCACTAACATCAGAAGGTAAGATAATAGCATACCGCGATGAAAGTGGTCTTAAGCCTTTAGCAATAGGTGGTTTTGGTTTTGATATGGCAATTGTAGCATCTGAAATGACTGCAATGAGCGTTATAGGAGGGGAATTTAGGAGAGAAATAAATCCGGGCGAAATGATAATTCTTGATAAATATAATATAGAAAGTAAGAAATTGAAAGAACCTAAAAAGAGCTACTGTTCAATAGAATATATTTACCAAGCTAGAATTGACAGTTTCGTAAATGAGAAATCGATCTACGAATTAAGGATAAGAATTGGTGAAGAACTTGCAAGAGAGAAGCCAATAGATGCCGATACAGTAATAGGAGTTCCAGACACTGCAATTCCTTTTGCGATAGGCTACTCCAGAGTTACCGGAATACCGTTAGACCTAGGGTTTACAAGAACTGGAAGTCCGATAAGGACAATGCTAGCCTCTAACGATTTTATGAAAATAGTAGGAGTACAGCTAAAACTTAATGTTATAAAATCGGCAGTATTTGGTAAAAGAGTAATATTAATCGATGATTCTATGGTTACAGGAACAACTCTAAAGAACACTATATTTAGCCTAAGAAAGATGGGTGCTAAAGAAGTTCACGTACTTATAGGAAGCCCTAAATTAATTTCCTACTGTCCATATGGTGTAGAAGTTCCTCAATCTTCTGAATTGATAGCTGCAAACCTAAGTGAGGAAGAGATAGCTAAAGTTTTAGGAGCGGATTCGATTTATTGGTTAAGTATAGATGGCCTTTACAAGGTCATAGGAAGTAAACAACTATGCTTAGGTTGCATGTTAAATTCCTATCCTAAGGTGATTTAA
- the purF gene encoding amidophosphoribosyltransferase, translating to MMKIKEHCGIFATIGENSVKYTYEGLKLLQHRGQESAGISYVEDGIKTIKGLGLVEEALNEKEVLQIKSKFSIGHVRYSTTGKTTLQEAQPLNNEKLSIAFNGTIANYFEFGNYSTDTEFILDFLSKDIKEGKDIVYAVKHFMDIADGAYSMVILDDKKRVLAVRDPKGFRPLVMGKIGESIVFSSEDSAIKQLGGKVIKDVLPGEIILVNPDGKILSDKVPSTSFHTCAFEYIYFSRADSKIDGVSVYMSRIRLGEILAKNHPAKADIVVPVPESSRPIAIGYSRESKIPLEEALIRTIVSKRSFIMPTNDKRKSVLEEKFGIVEDAVKGKRIVLIDDSIVRGNTMKRIIMLLRNSGAKEIHVRVGSPMIKYPCYMGIDFPSRSELIASNKNENEIAKILGADSIEYLTVDEMKQAIGRDSLCTACFTGIYPLKRNYSLQVMESVFNR from the coding sequence ATTATGAAAATTAAGGAACACTGCGGAATATTTGCCACCATAGGAGAGAATTCTGTAAAATATACCTATGAGGGACTTAAATTGTTACAACATAGAGGCCAAGAATCTGCAGGAATATCTTACGTAGAAGATGGAATTAAGACTATAAAAGGCTTAGGCCTTGTAGAGGAGGCATTAAATGAGAAGGAAGTTTTACAGATTAAATCGAAATTTAGCATAGGACATGTAAGATATTCTACTACCGGTAAAACTACTTTACAGGAGGCACAGCCTCTAAACAATGAGAAACTTTCTATAGCATTTAATGGGACAATTGCAAATTATTTTGAGTTTGGAAATTATTCTACTGACACCGAGTTCATTCTAGATTTCCTATCTAAGGATATTAAAGAAGGTAAGGATATTGTATATGCTGTAAAGCATTTTATGGATATAGCAGATGGTGCATACTCAATGGTTATTTTAGATGATAAAAAAAGGGTTTTAGCAGTTAGAGATCCTAAAGGCTTCAGACCGCTAGTCATGGGCAAAATTGGGGAAAGCATAGTTTTCTCTTCGGAAGATTCCGCAATAAAACAACTAGGAGGAAAAGTGATCAAGGACGTCTTGCCTGGAGAAATAATTCTAGTTAATCCTGACGGTAAAATTTTAAGCGATAAAGTTCCATCTACAAGTTTCCATACTTGTGCATTTGAATATATTTACTTTTCAAGAGCTGATAGTAAAATTGACGGAGTTTCAGTTTATATGTCGAGAATAAGGCTTGGGGAGATTCTAGCTAAAAATCATCCTGCTAAAGCCGATATCGTAGTTCCGGTCCCTGAGTCATCTAGGCCTATTGCTATTGGTTATTCAAGGGAGAGCAAAATTCCGTTAGAAGAGGCCTTAATAAGGACTATAGTGTCTAAAAGGTCATTTATTATGCCTACTAACGATAAGAGGAAATCCGTACTTGAGGAAAAGTTTGGAATTGTAGAAGATGCAGTTAAAGGTAAGAGAATTGTCCTTATAGACGATTCAATAGTTAGGGGTAATACTATGAAGAGAATAATCATGTTATTAAGAAATTCTGGTGCAAAGGAGATTCACGTGAGAGTTGGTTCTCCTATGATAAAATATCCTTGTTATATGGGGATTGATTTCCCGAGTAGGAGTGAGTTGATAGCCTCAAATAAAAATGAAAATGAAATTGCCAAAATTCTAGGAGCTGATAGCATAGAGTACCTAACCGTAGACGAAATGAAGCAGGCAATAGGTAGAGATAGCTTATGTACTGCCTGCTTTACTGGTATATATCCTCTTAAGAGAAACTATTCCTTACAAGTTATGGAAAGTGTATTTAATAGGTGA
- the purL gene encoding phosphoribosylformylglycinamidine synthase subunit PurL — translation MTISLSSYELELIKKELKREPKEEELKVIDALWSEHCSYKSSKVFLRSLPSEGPNVVMGIEDWQDAGAVDIGDGYAIVMKVESHNHPSAIDPFNGAATGVGGIIRDIISKGARPIALLDMIRVGSLRHERNRWLLKGIISGIGFYGNSIGVPVVGGELSFDDSYTDNPLVDVACVGIVRKDKIIPSVVKRPGLKLVLAGLTGIDGLGGASFASRKLSGEDEIGAVQIADPFAGKIILDVTLEIADKVEAIKDLGGGGLAVAVTEMANGLGAIVNLDKVPLRVKGMKPVDIIISETQERMLYAVKDENVKEVCKAFEYYEYPCAVIGEIIEEPKIKFLYEGKEVVSLPSSLLLSPPIYIWNMKENGEQKTGEKPNVRIEDAIRSIVTSEDLVSKEWAYSQFDYEVGTSTVIKPGEADSSLLLLPNGKFLAIKGDANPDLCVEDSYECGKAIFAEAYRNLATVGARGVAAVDHLQFGDPKKPKVYAKFVEAIRGISEAARFFNIPIVGGKVSFYNENSKGEPIKPTPLIVMAGLSDKPFRPSIEEGLDIVLIGITRDEMRASLFTKIFGQYGKLPKARLSEDLISSEIVIQGIHEGKITYAKDISKGGLIGALWSIITKGYSVSISTDAITTAEDIYSKLFSENGGRFVVLTNDSQFFTRLAEKKGTIARVVGKVTKGSGIYIDSDYYDLSKEIDIYNNYLEARL, via the coding sequence ATGACCATATCCCTTTCATCTTATGAACTAGAATTAATTAAAAAGGAATTAAAAAGGGAACCAAAGGAAGAAGAATTAAAAGTAATTGACGCATTATGGTCTGAGCATTGTTCTTATAAATCGTCTAAGGTGTTCCTAAGAAGTTTGCCAAGCGAAGGTCCAAATGTCGTTATGGGAATAGAAGATTGGCAAGATGCAGGTGCAGTGGATATTGGAGATGGCTATGCAATTGTAATGAAGGTTGAAAGTCATAATCATCCTTCGGCAATTGACCCATTTAATGGTGCAGCTACAGGAGTAGGAGGAATAATTAGAGACATAATAAGTAAGGGAGCAAGACCTATAGCGTTATTAGATATGATAAGAGTAGGAAGTTTAAGGCATGAAAGAAATAGATGGTTATTAAAAGGTATAATAAGCGGTATAGGATTTTACGGAAATAGTATAGGAGTACCAGTAGTTGGAGGAGAACTTTCCTTTGATGATTCCTATACTGATAATCCATTAGTTGACGTTGCTTGCGTAGGGATAGTAAGAAAGGATAAAATTATACCTAGCGTTGTTAAAAGGCCAGGCTTAAAGTTAGTTTTGGCTGGTTTGACTGGAATAGACGGCTTAGGTGGAGCTTCCTTTGCTTCCAGAAAGCTAAGTGGAGAGGACGAAATAGGTGCTGTTCAAATAGCTGATCCTTTTGCAGGAAAGATAATCCTAGACGTAACTCTTGAAATAGCGGACAAAGTTGAAGCAATAAAGGACCTTGGAGGAGGAGGATTAGCAGTAGCAGTCACTGAGATGGCTAATGGGCTAGGGGCAATAGTAAACTTAGATAAAGTGCCTCTTAGGGTAAAAGGAATGAAACCTGTAGATATAATAATATCTGAAACTCAAGAAAGAATGCTTTATGCTGTAAAGGATGAAAACGTGAAAGAAGTATGTAAAGCCTTTGAATACTATGAATATCCATGTGCAGTTATAGGTGAAATTATCGAAGAACCTAAGATAAAATTCCTTTATGAAGGGAAAGAGGTAGTTTCGCTTCCTTCGTCATTATTACTCTCTCCACCAATTTATATATGGAATATGAAAGAAAATGGAGAACAAAAAACTGGTGAAAAACCTAACGTAAGAATAGAGGATGCTATAAGGAGTATAGTTACTTCTGAAGATTTAGTAAGTAAGGAATGGGCCTATTCTCAATTCGATTACGAAGTTGGTACTTCTACTGTTATAAAGCCTGGAGAGGCGGATTCTTCATTATTACTCCTCCCTAACGGTAAATTCCTTGCAATAAAAGGTGATGCAAATCCTGACTTATGCGTTGAGGATTCTTACGAATGCGGCAAAGCTATATTTGCAGAAGCTTATAGAAATTTAGCTACTGTTGGAGCTAGAGGAGTAGCTGCCGTAGACCATTTGCAATTTGGAGATCCTAAAAAACCAAAGGTTTATGCAAAATTCGTTGAAGCTATTAGAGGAATTTCTGAGGCAGCTAGATTCTTTAATATTCCAATAGTAGGTGGTAAGGTATCATTTTATAATGAGAATAGTAAAGGTGAACCTATAAAACCAACACCATTGATAGTCATGGCAGGCCTTTCAGATAAACCTTTTAGGCCTTCAATAGAGGAGGGTCTGGATATAGTTCTTATAGGGATTACTAGGGATGAAATGAGAGCTTCACTATTTACTAAGATTTTTGGACAATATGGTAAATTACCTAAAGCTAGACTTTCTGAAGATTTAATTTCGAGTGAAATCGTTATACAAGGAATACATGAAGGAAAGATCACTTATGCAAAAGACATTTCTAAGGGAGGATTAATAGGAGCTTTATGGAGTATAATAACTAAGGGATATTCAGTTTCAATTTCAACAGATGCCATTACTACCGCTGAAGACATCTACTCAAAGTTATTTTCAGAGAATGGAGGAAGGTTTGTAGTACTAACTAATGATTCACAATTCTTTACGAGACTTGCTGAAAAGAAAGGAACTATTGCTAGAGTAGTTGGCAAAGTTACTAAAGGATCTGGAATTTATATTGATTCAGATTATTATGATTTATCCAAGGAAATAGATATTTATAACAATTATTTGGAGGCGAGATTATGA
- the purQ gene encoding phosphoribosylformylglycinamidine synthase I codes for MKTAVIKFPGTTCEIDVLKALKEAGVESNIVGYKDFDPDKFDAVVIPGGFSFGDYLRAGSIAANTETMKKIKEMANEGKIVLGICNGFQILVESGLLKGALLPNLKMRFISKWVYVKVVRFDTAITKGLNKKVLRMPIAHAEGRYYLDNPEEAEKLAVFKYSDEEGNVKEEVNPNGSILNIAGIANEEGNVIGLMPHPERASFKLTSPDSQTDGLLLLRGLRK; via the coding sequence TTGAAAACGGCGGTAATTAAATTCCCTGGAACTACTTGTGAAATTGACGTCTTAAAGGCTTTAAAAGAAGCTGGAGTAGAATCCAACATAGTAGGTTATAAGGATTTTGATCCGGATAAGTTTGATGCAGTTGTTATTCCGGGAGGTTTTAGTTTTGGAGATTATCTTAGAGCTGGAAGTATTGCTGCAAATACTGAAACAATGAAGAAAATTAAGGAAATGGCTAATGAGGGAAAAATAGTACTTGGAATATGCAATGGATTCCAAATATTAGTCGAAAGTGGATTACTAAAAGGTGCATTACTCCCTAACCTGAAAATGAGATTCATAAGTAAATGGGTTTACGTTAAGGTTGTAAGGTTTGACACTGCAATTACTAAAGGGCTAAACAAGAAAGTATTAAGAATGCCAATAGCTCATGCTGAAGGAAGATATTATCTAGATAATCCAGAAGAGGCAGAAAAACTTGCAGTATTTAAGTACTCCGATGAAGAAGGGAATGTAAAAGAAGAAGTAAATCCTAATGGTTCAATTTTGAACATTGCTGGTATAGCAAATGAAGAAGGCAACGTTATAGGTTTAATGCCACATCCAGAAAGAGCTTCATTCAAGTTAACTAGCCCAGATTCGCAAACAGATGGTTTATTACTTCTTAGAGGGTTGAGAAAATGA
- a CDS encoding phosphoribosylformylglycinamidine synthase subunit PurS gives MIINKEGIRDPEGETIKNYIVNKVTDKVKEVRAGKYLSFSVDVKEESEAIELVKKIAYEDRLYNPIVHKIIVRAEKIENGGN, from the coding sequence ATTATAATCAATAAGGAAGGAATAAGGGATCCGGAAGGAGAGACTATAAAGAACTACATAGTAAATAAAGTAACTGATAAGGTTAAGGAAGTAAGGGCTGGAAAATATCTAAGCTTTAGTGTCGATGTAAAAGAAGAGTCTGAGGCAATTGAATTAGTGAAGAAAATAGCATATGAAGATAGGTTATACAATCCTATAGTTCATAAAATTATTGTTAGGGCAGAGAAAATTGAAAACGGCGGTAATTAA
- a CDS encoding phosphoribosylaminoimidazolesuccinocarboxamide synthase: METLIGEGKTKQVFSYDSDHVLLRFKDTITAGDGAKVDIMENKGVINAQTSALIFRLLERNGIRTHYVGMYDERTMIAKKLKMIPVEVVLRNIATGSIVKRLPIKEGEIFDPPIIEYFLKDDSRHDPMLNYYHLEYFKLMNRKEAEVVESVMMRVNEVLRDIIRKMGFELYDFKLEFGRLGNELIVGDEITLDSMRVRDPKTGRILDKDLYRKGYDLKTVKEAYEEFLSKLEKVV; encoded by the coding sequence ATGGAGACACTCATAGGAGAAGGTAAGACTAAACAAGTTTTTTCTTATGATTCTGATCACGTTCTCCTTAGATTTAAGGATACCATAACTGCAGGCGATGGAGCAAAAGTCGATATTATGGAAAATAAAGGTGTGATAAATGCTCAGACTTCTGCCTTAATTTTTAGGCTTCTTGAAAGGAACGGAATAAGAACCCATTACGTTGGCATGTACGATGAAAGGACTATGATAGCTAAGAAGTTGAAAATGATTCCTGTAGAAGTAGTTTTAAGGAATATAGCTACTGGAAGTATAGTAAAAAGGCTTCCAATAAAAGAAGGAGAAATATTTGATCCACCAATAATAGAATACTTCCTAAAGGACGACTCTAGACACGATCCCATGCTTAATTACTATCATTTAGAATATTTCAAATTGATGAACAGAAAAGAAGCAGAAGTTGTTGAAAGCGTAATGATGAGAGTTAATGAAGTTTTACGTGATATTATCAGGAAAATGGGATTTGAGCTTTATGATTTTAAACTGGAATTCGGAAGATTAGGGAATGAGCTAATTGTTGGGGATGAAATAACTTTAGACTCAATGAGGGTAAGAGATCCAAAGACTGGAAGGATTCTTGATAAGGATTTATACAGAAAGGGATACGATTTGAAGACGGTTAAAGAAGCTTATGAGGAATTCCTTTCAAAGCTGGAAAAGGTGGTTTGA
- the metG gene encoding methionine--tRNA ligase subunit beta gives MEISIDDFSKVELKVGVVKSAERIEGTRLLKLIVDLGSEERQIISGIAEYYSPEQLIGKKVIVVANLKPKMIRGFESQGMILAAGCKEDEDKGIKPTLLTVDGDVPPGTRVC, from the coding sequence ATGGAAATTTCAATTGACGACTTTTCAAAAGTGGAATTGAAAGTAGGAGTGGTCAAATCTGCGGAAAGGATTGAAGGAACTAGGTTACTTAAGTTAATTGTTGACCTTGGTAGCGAAGAAAGGCAAATAATTTCTGGAATAGCTGAGTATTACAGTCCAGAGCAATTAATAGGCAAAAAAGTCATAGTTGTAGCAAACTTAAAACCAAAGATGATAAGAGGATTTGAAAGTCAAGGGATGATACTCGCTGCAGGTTGTAAAGAAGATGAAGATAAAGGAATTAAGCCTACATTATTAACAGTAGATGGAGACGTACCTCCAGGAACAAGAGTATGTTAA
- a CDS encoding NOG1 family protein, whose translation MLNPFEKLNCPPKVEDLIKIVLGRLPKISGNTIKDREIRRLIYYDEQVKRYLNFVNSFPRIDNLHPFYKEALEITAGKSIDNIKICLSIINKTSLTASSILKRYINEIRKSDETLANKLMRQAFGRVSSLLRKRKDCIDWIIDLTKNMKKMKSMDPEMPTVIIAGSPNVGKSTLVSKISSAKPEIANYPFTTKEIHVGHFDINEIKVQVIDTPGILDRPMKERNQIERKAINAIKNLNGIIVFLFDISQQSLYSPKEQFDLLREILEFNKNVIIALNKIDSKDEKLYVEVSKMLRENSLNFMEISAENNIGIDELKEEIKKRVLEMIKQ comes from the coding sequence ATGTTAAATCCTTTTGAAAAATTAAATTGTCCCCCAAAAGTTGAGGATTTAATAAAAATAGTTTTAGGAAGATTACCTAAAATTTCAGGAAATACTATTAAAGATAGAGAAATTAGGAGACTTATATATTATGACGAACAAGTTAAGAGATATTTAAATTTCGTAAATAGCTTTCCTAGAATAGACAACCTTCACCCATTCTATAAAGAGGCATTAGAAATAACTGCAGGAAAAAGTATTGATAATATCAAAATTTGCTTATCTATAATCAATAAAACTTCTCTAACTGCTTCCTCTATTTTAAAAAGATATATTAATGAAATAAGAAAATCCGATGAAACTCTCGCTAATAAATTAATGAGACAAGCATTCGGTAGAGTATCTTCTTTACTTAGAAAAAGAAAAGATTGTATCGATTGGATCATTGACTTAACTAAGAACATGAAGAAAATGAAAAGTATGGATCCAGAAATGCCTACAGTAATAATTGCTGGATCTCCAAACGTTGGCAAATCTACATTAGTCAGTAAGATTTCTTCCGCAAAGCCCGAAATAGCTAATTACCCATTTACAACAAAAGAAATTCATGTAGGGCATTTTGATATTAACGAGATCAAGGTTCAAGTTATTGACACTCCTGGAATATTAGATAGACCTATGAAGGAAAGAAATCAGATAGAAAGAAAGGCTATTAACGCGATAAAGAACTTAAACGGAATTATTGTTTTCCTATTTGATATTTCTCAACAATCCTTATATTCTCCAAAGGAGCAATTCGATCTTCTTAGAGAAATTCTAGAATTTAACAAGAACGTAATCATTGCTTTAAACAAGATTGATTCTAAGGATGAAAAACTGTACGTCGAGGTAAGTAAAATGTTAAGGGAAAATTCCCTTAACTTCATGGAAATTAGTGCGGAAAACAACATTGGAATAGATGAGCTGAAGGAAGAAATTAAGAAGAGAGTTCTTGAAATGATCAAGCAGTAA
- a CDS encoding tRNA(Phe) 7-((3-amino-3-carboxypropyl)-4-demethylwyosine(37)-N(4))-methyltransferase: MDDWELWKKKAYERMIRDKEIGYLDPDIYDVLVAFFKREKSFTYSSCSGRITIIDSYLPWIRKNSTIIFKNHLGITEDDVKDILEKPQVYRLWLVSQGPILHVYTKDWEEAWDIIKIARNAGFKHSGVLTVNNKGILVELKTGIKLVQLLRENSEQQVSEDQIKTLVKISNEVLKKGKDKLWELQKLVEESLKTKVTA; encoded by the coding sequence ATGGATGACTGGGAATTATGGAAGAAGAAAGCATATGAAAGAATGATTAGAGATAAAGAGATAGGATATTTAGATCCAGATATTTACGATGTACTTGTAGCATTTTTCAAGAGAGAGAAAAGTTTCACATACAGTAGCTGTAGCGGGAGAATAACTATTATTGATTCATATTTACCTTGGATAAGGAAAAATTCTACAATAATATTTAAAAACCACCTTGGGATAACAGAAGACGATGTAAAGGATATTCTAGAAAAACCACAAGTTTACAGGCTTTGGCTTGTATCTCAAGGTCCTATTCTTCACGTTTATACTAAAGATTGGGAAGAAGCTTGGGATATAATAAAAATAGCTAGGAATGCTGGGTTTAAGCATTCTGGAGTATTAACCGTGAACAATAAGGGAATTTTAGTTGAACTAAAAACTGGAATAAAACTTGTTCAATTGCTTAGAGAAAATTCAGAACAACAAGTAAGTGAAGATCAAATTAAAACCTTAGTTAAAATTTCCAACGAAGTATTAAAGAAAGGAAAAGATAAACTATGGGAGTTACAAAAATTAGTTGAAGAATCCTTGAAGACTAAAGTTACTGCTTGA